A single genomic interval of Nostoc commune NIES-4072 harbors:
- a CDS encoding SDR family NAD(P)-dependent oxidoreductase: protein MTIIAGQTVLLTGASRGIGVFIARALAKEKATIVGVSRSQQALDQVAAEVKALGGRWLGIKYDLSKLEELPNLIQQINQLAGPIDILINNAGIEIYKKFQDYSTAELQSILTINLLSGMELSRLVLPTMLAQNRGHIVNIASLAGKKGNPYNSVYSASKAGFLIWTDALRQELASTGVEISAICPGYVSGEGMIADTGVPIPKLAGASTPDDVAKAVIRAIKQNQAEVIVNQDPTTETISKLLMGLWQIFPLFGDAVYQWMGVGKLNQLRIENQKHVALKFSGSKSMVGATSDKTSER from the coding sequence ATGACAATTATTGCAGGTCAGACAGTACTTTTGACAGGAGCCTCACGCGGGATAGGAGTCTTTATTGCTCGTGCTTTGGCAAAAGAAAAAGCAACTATAGTTGGTGTTTCGCGATCGCAACAGGCATTAGATCAAGTAGCTGCCGAAGTCAAAGCTTTAGGAGGTCGCTGGTTAGGTATTAAATATGACCTCAGCAAGCTTGAGGAGCTGCCAAACCTCATTCAGCAAATCAATCAGCTTGCAGGGCCAATTGACATTTTGATTAACAACGCAGGTATAGAGATATACAAAAAATTTCAAGATTATTCAACTGCGGAGTTACAGTCAATATTAACAATTAACTTGCTATCGGGGATGGAATTAAGTCGTTTGGTACTACCAACGATGTTAGCCCAAAACAGGGGTCACATTGTTAATATTGCTTCTCTAGCTGGTAAAAAGGGAAACCCTTACAACAGTGTTTACTCTGCTAGCAAAGCTGGTTTTCTTATATGGACTGATGCACTTAGACAAGAACTAGCTAGTACTGGCGTGGAGATTTCTGCAATCTGTCCGGGATATGTTTCTGGTGAGGGAATGATTGCCGATACTGGCGTACCGATACCAAAGTTAGCAGGCGCATCTACACCAGATGATGTCGCAAAAGCGGTCATCCGCGCTATTAAGCAGAATCAAGCAGAAGTGATTGTCAATCAAGATCCGACAACAGAAACTATATCAAAACTGCTGATGGGGCTGTGGCAAATTTTTCCTCTATTTGGCGACGCAGTTTATCAGTGGATGGGAGTAGGTAAGCTCAATCAACTCCGCATCGAGAATCAAAAGCACGTTGCGTTGAAATTTAGTGGAAGTAAATCAATGGTAGGAGCAACATCAGACAAAACCAGTGAAAGATAA
- a CDS encoding acyl carrier protein produces MTMQNLELNTTSTIALKQIPTAAEIQAWIVLYLADLLEVDSDEIEVTIPFDRYGLDSSAAVGLTGDLEDWLGCELDPTLLYDYPTVEALVKHLVSELKVEK; encoded by the coding sequence ATGACAATGCAAAATCTGGAATTGAATACCACATCTACAATTGCACTGAAGCAGATCCCAACAGCAGCAGAAATTCAAGCGTGGATAGTTTTATATCTAGCTGACTTGCTGGAAGTTGATTCAGACGAAATCGAAGTCACAATACCTTTTGACCGCTATGGATTAGACTCTTCAGCAGCAGTCGGTTTGACAGGTGACTTAGAAGACTGGTTGGGATGTGAACTCGATCCAACCCTACTATATGATTACCCAACTGTTGAGGCTCTAGTTAAGCATTTAGTCTCAGAGTTAAAAGTTGAAAAATAA
- a CDS encoding type I polyketide synthase, with protein MSEQENNVSPIKRALRAIEDLQAKVNQLEYAKREPIAIIGMGCRFPGADNPEAFWQLLRNGVDAITEVPADRWDIEKLYDPDPDAPGKVCTRKGGFLTQVDGFNPEFFGISAREAASIDPQQRLLLEVGWEALENATLAPEHLYNSSTGVFIGIYLNDYSKVMSSVGDSTQIDAFSAIGNSLSVAAGRLSYILGLKGPSMAIDTSCSSSLVSVHLACQSLRLGECNLALAGGVGLNLVPDTSIALSKSRMLNPNGRCQTFDAAANGFVKGEGCGVVVLKRLKDALADGDNILALIRGSAVNHNGRSSSLIAPNGMSQQATIRQALENSGVDSAEIDYVEVQGTGTSVGEPIEVAALGAIFGKNRPQDQPLVIGSVKTNIGHLEPASGIASLIKVVLALQHGEIPPHLHFQQPNPNIKWDEFRLKVPTERMPWTVGAKSRLAGVNTFGFSGTNAHVILEEAPSDFRLPILDFRLGDTGQNVPKSKIQNPKSIERPLHLLALSAKTDEALIQLAERYEKHLAANPDLALGDICFSANSGRSHFQHRLSVVASSTTELYEKLAAFRAGQEVAGLFKGKVAGSPKIAFIFTGVSYQHLGMGRKLYETQPTFRAALDHCDQILRPYLEQPLLETIFSQSPPASPAPPAPPALFALEYALFQLWKSWGIQPTTVMGNDVGEYVAACVAGVFSLEDALKLVVKSQVDEFEKIAKEVTYSQPRIPVVSHLTGEIATPEYWFEQVRKPVNAASVDILAQQGYEIFVEIGSDRLSKNEKVFLPSLHPEKEDWQQLLESLGTLYVHGAKVDWLAFDLDYSRQRLQLPTYPWQRKRHWFTANRNGHEKVESVSPNKSLGNADFKQLVKQLEMTAELSQAELNLLPRLLELLEKQHQQTETQEETNITLQQLSLKSLTAEDIQAWLVNQIAQELGVKPDEINVRLPFDSYGLDSVLAIAIASTGKQFLGLDMSPLLLVHYPTIESLSQHLAKEVEASESETFEI; from the coding sequence ATGTCAGAACAAGAAAATAATGTATCACCCATCAAGCGGGCGCTTCGGGCGATTGAAGACCTGCAAGCCAAAGTTAACCAGCTAGAGTACGCCAAACGAGAACCAATTGCAATTATTGGCATGGGTTGCCGATTTCCCGGTGCTGACAATCCAGAGGCTTTCTGGCAACTGTTACGCAATGGAGTTGATGCCATTACTGAAGTTCCTGCCGATCGCTGGGATATTGAAAAATTATATGATCCAGATCCTGATGCTCCTGGCAAGGTGTGTACCCGCAAAGGCGGTTTTTTGACTCAGGTAGATGGGTTTAACCCTGAATTTTTTGGGATTTCAGCGAGAGAAGCAGCAAGTATAGATCCCCAACAACGGCTCTTACTAGAGGTTGGTTGGGAGGCTTTAGAAAATGCAACTCTTGCACCAGAGCATTTGTATAACAGTTCTACAGGAGTGTTTATCGGCATTTACCTCAATGATTACAGCAAGGTAATGTCGTCAGTAGGAGACTCCACCCAAATCGACGCTTTTAGTGCGATCGGTAACTCCTTGAGTGTAGCGGCTGGGCGCTTGTCGTATATTTTAGGGCTAAAAGGCCCAAGTATGGCGATCGATACTTCTTGTTCTTCTTCATTAGTTTCAGTACATTTGGCTTGTCAAAGTTTGCGGCTGGGTGAATGCAATCTAGCCTTAGCTGGCGGAGTTGGCTTGAATCTCGTCCCAGACACCAGCATTGCTCTCTCCAAGTCACGGATGTTAAATCCTAACGGTCGCTGCCAAACCTTTGATGCTGCTGCCAATGGCTTTGTCAAAGGAGAAGGGTGTGGTGTCGTCGTCCTCAAGCGCCTCAAAGATGCTTTAGCTGACGGGGATAATATCTTAGCCTTGATTCGGGGTTCTGCGGTGAATCACAATGGGCGTAGTAGTAGCTTGATTGCTCCTAATGGGATGTCTCAGCAAGCTACGATTCGCCAAGCTTTAGAAAATAGTGGCGTAGACTCAGCCGAGATTGACTATGTAGAAGTTCAGGGTACAGGGACATCAGTTGGAGAACCGATTGAGGTGGCAGCTTTGGGGGCGATATTTGGTAAGAATCGTCCTCAAGATCAACCTTTAGTTATTGGTTCAGTAAAAACCAACATTGGTCACTTAGAACCCGCTTCTGGGATCGCCAGTTTAATTAAGGTGGTGCTGGCTTTGCAACATGGAGAAATCCCACCGCATCTGCATTTTCAGCAGCCTAATCCTAACATTAAATGGGATGAATTCAGGCTAAAAGTTCCGACTGAGCGAATGCCCTGGACTGTAGGAGCAAAGAGCCGACTGGCGGGAGTTAATACTTTTGGCTTTAGCGGCACTAACGCTCATGTGATTTTAGAAGAGGCTCCATCTGATTTTAGATTGCCGATTTTAGATTTTAGATTGGGTGATACTGGTCAAAATGTTCCAAAATCCAAAATCCAAAATCCAAAATCCATAGAGCGCCCCCTACATTTACTAGCACTATCAGCGAAGACAGACGAAGCTCTAATTCAGTTAGCCGAACGGTATGAGAAGCACTTGGCTGCTAACCCAGACTTAGCTTTAGGAGATATCTGCTTTAGTGCCAATAGCGGGCGATCGCACTTTCAGCATCGGTTAAGTGTGGTAGCATCTTCAACTACCGAACTTTATGAAAAGCTAGCCGCCTTCCGCGCTGGGCAAGAAGTAGCAGGCTTATTTAAAGGAAAAGTCGCAGGTTCTCCTAAAATAGCCTTCATTTTCACAGGCGTGAGCTACCAGCATCTAGGAATGGGGCGTAAACTCTACGAAACTCAACCTACCTTCCGTGCTGCTCTCGACCATTGCGATCAAATCCTGCGTCCTTACTTAGAGCAACCATTACTAGAGACAATTTTCTCTCAATCCCCCCCTGCCTCCCCTGCTCCCCCTGCCCCCCCTGCCCTCTTCGCCCTAGAGTATGCCCTTTTCCAGTTATGGAAATCCTGGGGTATACAACCCACCACAGTTATGGGTAACGATGTCGGGGAATACGTTGCTGCTTGTGTAGCTGGAGTTTTCAGCTTGGAAGATGCCTTGAAGTTAGTTGTCAAATCCCAAGTAGACGAGTTTGAAAAAATCGCTAAGGAAGTAACCTACTCTCAACCACGAATTCCCGTAGTTTCTCATCTAACTGGTGAAATAGCTACCCCTGAGTATTGGTTTGAGCAAGTACGAAAACCCGTAAATGCAGCCAGCGTAGATATTTTAGCTCAACAGGGGTACGAAATATTTGTAGAAATAGGTAGCGATCGCTTATCTAAGAATGAAAAAGTTTTCCTTCCTAGTTTGCATCCAGAAAAAGAAGATTGGCAACAGCTACTAGAAAGTTTAGGAACTTTATATGTACATGGAGCAAAAGTAGACTGGTTAGCCTTTGACCTAGATTACTCGCGTCAACGTCTACAATTACCAACCTATCCCTGGCAGCGAAAGCGCCACTGGTTTACAGCTAATCGTAATGGGCACGAGAAAGTTGAGAGCGTCTCGCCGAATAAATCTCTCGGTAATGCAGACTTTAAGCAATTAGTCAAGCAGTTAGAAATGACCGCAGAACTCTCACAAGCAGAGTTGAATTTGCTGCCGAGACTGCTTGAGCTATTAGAGAAGCAACATCAGCAGACCGAAACTCAGGAGGAAACTAACATAACATTGCAGCAACTCAGTCTTAAATCTCTGACAGCAGAAGATATTCAAGCTTGGTTAGTTAACCAAATTGCCCAAGAACTGGGAGTCAAACCAGATGAAATTAATGTCCGGCTACCTTTTGACAGTTACGGCTTAGATTCCGTGCTAGCGATCGCGATTGCTAGTACTGGAAAACAATTTCTCGGACTTGATATGTCTCCACTTCTCTTAGTGCATTATCCCACTATAGAATCACTTTCACAGCATCTAGCCAAAGAAGTAGAAGCTTCTGAATCAGAAACCTTTGAAATTTAA
- a CDS encoding type I polyketide synthase: protein MEAIAIVGIGCRFPKAKNPELFWHLLRDGVDAIAQVPPERWDINAFYESKPATPGKMNSRSGGFLDQVDLFDPNFFGISAREAEHLDPQQRLVLEVAWEALENTGLVPKTLAGSQTGVFIGVTNADYHKLIYKDSSQIGAYSATGTTPCIAANRLSYLLNLRGPSIAIDTACSSSLVAIHLACQSLRNGESNLCLAGGVNLMLAPEPAISCSQAQMMAPDGRCKTFDASADGYSRGEGCGVVVLKRLEDAVRDGDNILALIRGSAINQDGTSNGLTAPNGPSQQAVIRQALEQAGVAPAQISYVEAHGTGTSLGDPIEVKSLKAVLMEGRSPDQPCWIGSVKTNIGHLEGAAGMAGLIKVVLQMQQREIAPHLHLKQLNPYISLEGTPFAIPVERQPWSSSESRLAGVSAFSFGGTNCHIILEESPSNFRLGNTGSIERPQHILTLSAKTAPALVELAQEYQDFFASHPEVSLADVCFSGNTGRSHFEHRLAVVGESAVQMCQQLSAFGAGEDTSGLRSGQLKKKKLPKLAFLFTGQGSQYVGMGRQLYDTQPIFREAIDKCAQILHPYLKQPLVEILYPEAGKSSPLDETAYTQPALFALEYALFQLWESWGIKPDAVMGHSVGEYAAACIAGIFSLEDGLKLIAERARLMQALPQDGEMVAVIASEALVTSIIQPYAQVAIAAINGPKNIVISGDRDVIEIVTNILRTQGITTKKLQVSHAFHSPLMEPMLGEFEQVAKNITYSSPKISLISNLTGQPITDEMATPEYWCNHVRQPVRFADSMESLYQRGYKIFVEIGPKPILMGMGRYCLPEGEGTWLPSLRTGREDWQQILDSLATLYIKGAIVDWNGFDRDYARRRVVLPNYPFQRQRYWFEQVKNGDSKTESLSPDRIQTQIFNLLHQGETQELAKYLQTATQFSEEEIKVLPKLLDILAKQHQQQLTAASYKDWLYEVSWQPKPRQLTQISAQEPGSWLILADRSGVGQALAHLLQKQGENCFLVYPGDSYEVKQPGTWSVNPSNPADFEQLVQEVVGTNNLPLKGVVHLWSLEAGLTSELTVPLIEKIQVLGCASTLHLVQALASRLASPRLWLVTRGAVPAVSSLQAPAQASLWGLGKVIALEHPKLWGGLLDLAADAPTDEAVNLLAEIRDSQGEDQIAFREGRRYVARLIRSEVSEARSISLQSDSTYLVTGGLGALGLKVAQWMVEQGARHLMLTGRKQASAEVLQAIVQMENLGAKVAIATADVAHWSDMVRVFEEIKTSMPPLGGIIHAAGMLHDGILRQQEWKSFEQVMAAKVRGTWILHTLSQQLQLDFFVTFSSAAALLGSPGQGNYAAANAFMDALTDYRRASGLPGLSINWGLWKDAGMATSLGNRDQARLAAQGMESIPLEQGLQILGNLLGQDRSQVGVLPVNWSKFCEQFPEGVVSPFLESFIAIDKKPSLQRTKFLQQLEATPVNERQPLLIAHIQTELVKLLGIDASELEPQQGFLDLGMDSLMAVELKNRLESTLSCSLPSTLVFDYPTIEALVDYLLKDAIASLISDESAVESQETNHKEQVVTESYLDDLSDSEAEALLLGKLNSMRY, encoded by the coding sequence ATGGAAGCCATAGCAATTGTTGGCATTGGTTGCCGTTTTCCCAAAGCTAAAAATCCTGAGTTGTTTTGGCATCTCTTGCGTGATGGAGTAGATGCGATCGCACAAGTACCACCAGAACGATGGGATATAAACGCCTTTTATGAATCTAAGCCAGCGACACCAGGAAAAATGAACTCCCGTTCGGGCGGTTTTTTAGATCAAGTAGATTTGTTTGATCCCAACTTTTTTGGAATTTCTGCCCGCGAGGCAGAACATCTAGACCCCCAGCAAAGATTAGTCTTGGAAGTAGCTTGGGAAGCTTTAGAAAATACTGGACTTGTACCAAAAACTCTAGCTGGTAGCCAAACAGGTGTGTTCATCGGTGTTACCAACGCTGACTACCACAAACTGATCTACAAAGACTCTTCCCAAATCGGTGCATATAGTGCTACGGGGACTACTCCTTGCATTGCCGCCAATCGTCTATCCTACTTGCTAAATCTGCGTGGCCCCAGTATAGCTATAGATACAGCTTGTTCTTCATCATTAGTAGCAATTCATTTAGCTTGCCAGAGTTTACGAAACGGAGAGTCCAATCTCTGCCTAGCTGGAGGAGTTAACTTAATGTTAGCTCCAGAGCCTGCAATTTCTTGCTCCCAAGCTCAGATGATGGCTCCTGACGGTCGCTGTAAGACCTTTGACGCTAGTGCTGATGGTTATAGCAGAGGAGAAGGTTGCGGCGTTGTCGTACTTAAGCGTCTAGAAGATGCCGTGCGTGATGGAGACAACATTTTGGCGCTAATTAGAGGCTCGGCAATTAACCAAGATGGTACAAGTAATGGACTGACAGCTCCCAATGGGCCTTCCCAGCAAGCAGTTATTCGCCAAGCCTTAGAACAGGCTGGAGTCGCCCCAGCGCAGATTAGCTATGTAGAAGCTCACGGGACTGGCACTTCTTTAGGAGATCCCATTGAAGTCAAATCCCTCAAAGCTGTATTGATGGAAGGTCGTTCCCCAGATCAACCCTGTTGGATTGGCTCAGTCAAGACCAACATTGGTCATTTAGAAGGTGCTGCTGGTATGGCTGGCCTGATCAAGGTGGTCTTACAAATGCAGCAACGGGAAATTGCGCCTCATCTGCATCTTAAGCAGCTTAATCCTTATATTTCTCTGGAAGGCACACCCTTTGCCATTCCAGTTGAGCGTCAGCCTTGGTCTTCCTCTGAAAGTCGCTTGGCAGGAGTCAGTGCTTTTAGTTTCGGTGGCACCAATTGTCACATAATTTTAGAAGAATCACCATCTAATTTTAGATTGGGGAATACTGGTTCTATAGAACGACCCCAGCATATTCTGACCCTATCGGCGAAAACTGCTCCAGCTCTAGTGGAACTAGCACAAGAGTATCAAGATTTCTTTGCGTCTCATCCAGAAGTATCGTTGGCGGATGTCTGCTTTAGTGGAAATACGGGGCGATCGCATTTTGAGCATCGCTTGGCTGTTGTTGGTGAATCTGCTGTCCAAATGTGTCAGCAATTGAGTGCTTTTGGCGCTGGAGAAGATACTTCCGGTCTTAGGAGTGGGCAATTAAAGAAAAAGAAGTTGCCGAAGCTAGCATTTTTATTCACCGGTCAGGGATCGCAGTATGTCGGTATGGGCCGTCAACTCTACGATACCCAACCGATTTTTAGGGAAGCTATTGACAAATGCGCCCAAATTCTGCATCCATATCTTAAGCAGCCTTTAGTAGAGATTCTTTATCCCGAAGCTGGCAAATCTTCGCCTTTAGATGAAACTGCTTATACTCAACCAGCCTTGTTTGCTCTGGAATATGCTCTATTTCAGTTATGGGAATCCTGGGGGATCAAACCAGATGCAGTGATGGGGCATAGTGTAGGTGAATATGCAGCTGCTTGTATTGCCGGGATATTTAGTTTAGAAGATGGTCTAAAGTTAATTGCCGAACGCGCTCGTCTCATGCAGGCATTGCCCCAAGATGGTGAGATGGTGGCGGTAATTGCGTCGGAAGCTTTAGTAACCTCAATTATTCAACCTTATGCCCAAGTAGCCATCGCTGCGATTAATGGCCCTAAGAATATAGTAATTTCTGGCGATCGCGACGTTATAGAAATAGTCACCAACATTCTGCGGACACAAGGAATCACGACGAAAAAGTTACAAGTTTCTCATGCTTTCCACTCTCCCTTAATGGAACCAATGCTAGGTGAGTTTGAGCAAGTAGCTAAAAATATTACCTACTCTTCACCTAAAATTAGTCTAATTTCCAATCTCACTGGTCAACCAATTACAGATGAAATGGCTACCCCTGAGTATTGGTGCAATCATGTGCGGCAGCCAGTAAGATTTGCAGACAGTATGGAGTCGCTGTATCAGAGGGGCTACAAGATATTTGTCGAGATTGGCCCCAAGCCTATACTCATGGGAATGGGTCGTTATTGTTTGCCGGAGGGAGAGGGAACTTGGCTGCCTAGCCTGCGGACTGGGCGTGAAGATTGGCAACAAATCCTTGACAGTTTGGCGACATTGTACATTAAGGGTGCGATCGTAGATTGGAATGGCTTTGATCGAGACTATGCCCGTCGTCGAGTTGTTTTACCAAATTACCCATTTCAACGCCAGCGCTATTGGTTTGAACAAGTTAAGAATGGGGATTCAAAAACAGAGTCTTTATCCCCAGATCGGATTCAGACTCAAATCTTCAATCTTTTACATCAAGGGGAGACTCAAGAACTAGCCAAATACTTACAAACTGCAACACAATTCTCAGAAGAAGAAATCAAAGTACTCCCTAAGCTGCTAGACATATTAGCCAAGCAACATCAACAACAACTAACAGCAGCATCCTACAAAGATTGGCTCTACGAAGTTAGTTGGCAGCCTAAGCCACGTCAGTTGACACAAATCAGCGCTCAAGAACCTGGTAGTTGGCTGATTTTAGCTGACAGATCGGGTGTTGGACAAGCTCTAGCCCATCTTTTACAAAAGCAGGGTGAAAATTGTTTTCTGGTCTATCCTGGGGACAGCTATGAAGTTAAACAGCCTGGAACTTGGAGTGTTAACCCATCGAACCCAGCCGATTTTGAGCAGCTTGTGCAAGAGGTAGTGGGAACTAACAACTTACCGTTAAAAGGAGTTGTTCACCTGTGGAGTTTAGAAGCAGGATTGACTTCAGAATTAACCGTCCCTTTAATAGAAAAGATTCAGGTTCTTGGTTGTGCCAGTACCTTGCATCTAGTGCAAGCTCTTGCCTCACGCCTCGCTTCGCCCCGTTTGTGGTTAGTAACTAGAGGAGCAGTACCAGCAGTATCCTCATTGCAAGCACCAGCCCAGGCTTCTTTGTGGGGATTGGGTAAAGTTATTGCTTTAGAGCATCCCAAGTTGTGGGGAGGACTACTAGATTTGGCTGCCGATGCTCCCACAGATGAAGCAGTAAATCTGTTAGCAGAGATTCGGGATTCTCAAGGGGAAGACCAAATCGCCTTCCGAGAAGGACGGCGTTATGTGGCTCGTCTCATCCGCAGCGAAGTATCAGAGGCTCGTTCAATATCTCTGCAATCAGATAGCACATATTTGGTTACTGGAGGGTTGGGAGCATTAGGTCTAAAAGTAGCACAGTGGATGGTAGAGCAAGGGGCGCGGCATTTAATGCTGACTGGGCGCAAACAGGCATCAGCTGAAGTACTCCAAGCGATCGTTCAGATGGAAAATCTGGGAGCAAAGGTAGCGATCGCCACTGCTGATGTCGCCCACTGGAGCGATATGGTCAGAGTATTCGAGGAAATTAAAACCTCGATGCCACCTCTGGGAGGAATTATCCACGCTGCTGGTATGCTCCACGATGGCATCCTTCGACAGCAGGAGTGGAAGTCCTTCGAGCAAGTTATGGCAGCAAAGGTTAGAGGAACTTGGATTCTGCACACATTGAGCCAGCAGTTACAACTGGATTTCTTTGTTACATTTTCCTCGGCTGCGGCGTTATTAGGTTCGCCAGGTCAAGGAAATTATGCAGCCGCCAATGCTTTCATGGATGCGTTAACCGATTATCGCCGAGCATCAGGACTACCAGGATTAAGCATCAACTGGGGACTTTGGAAAGATGCTGGCATGGCTACAAGTCTGGGAAACCGCGATCAAGCGAGATTAGCAGCTCAAGGAATGGAGTCTATACCATTAGAACAGGGATTGCAGATATTAGGAAATTTGCTAGGACAGGATAGAAGCCAGGTAGGAGTATTGCCAGTCAACTGGTCTAAGTTCTGCGAACAATTTCCTGAAGGTGTGGTTTCACCATTTTTGGAATCTTTCATTGCCATAGATAAAAAACCATCGTTGCAACGAACAAAATTTTTACAACAGTTAGAAGCAACCCCTGTAAACGAGCGGCAACCTCTTTTAATTGCTCACATCCAAACTGAACTTGTTAAACTTTTAGGGATTGATGCATCGGAATTAGAGCCGCAACAAGGTTTTCTTGATCTCGGCATGGATTCTCTGATGGCAGTGGAGTTAAAGAACCGTTTGGAAAGCACTCTAAGTTGTTCTCTACCTTCAACTTTAGTTTTTGACTATCCCACAATTGAGGCGCTTGTTGATTATCTACTAAAAGATGCGATTGCATCTTTAATTTCTGATGAATCTGCTGTCGAATCACAAGAAACCAACCATAAGGAGCAAGTTGTAACTGAGTCATATTTAGACGATTTATCAGACAGCGAAGCCGAAGCACTGCTGCTTGGTAAATTAAATAGCATGAGGTACTGA
- a CDS encoding MGDG synthase family glycosyltransferase, translating to MKKVYLMIYDLGAGHRSTANALQKVIEKRQLPWEIHIVDAFKEIIGTTAPHYVYNQLILKKNWAKIINDPFLVPSFKLQIRLSRFAWLGRFKRYWQQHQPDMVVSLLPYINGLINQSLQAVSPSVPFATVMTDHADCPPNFWIDPQGQFLICPTQRAVEQAKNLGYTQERIFSTSGVVIHPRFSEPVNSDRKIERERLGLNPDLPTGLITFGSQGSKAMLEIADSLEKSSLNLQLIFICGRNEEIANTLRRQQSRLPRYIETFTSEIPYYMHLSDFFIGKSGSVGVSEAVAMSLPVITDCNALSMFQERPSAEWIAENEIGIVVRDFRDINQAVAKLIQPETLAQYRANAAAINNQGVFEVVDILEQILENSFSVVPSPTVETNKQLSSTV from the coding sequence ATGAAAAAAGTATATTTGATGATTTATGATTTAGGTGCAGGTCATCGCAGCACAGCCAATGCTTTGCAAAAAGTGATCGAGAAGCGGCAATTACCTTGGGAAATTCATATAGTTGATGCTTTCAAAGAAATTATTGGTACGACTGCTCCACACTACGTTTACAATCAGCTAATACTCAAAAAGAACTGGGCAAAAATTATTAATGACCCTTTCTTAGTTCCCTCATTCAAATTACAAATACGCCTTTCTCGTTTTGCTTGGCTAGGACGTTTTAAAAGATATTGGCAGCAGCATCAACCTGATATGGTGGTTTCATTACTGCCTTATATCAACGGGCTGATTAATCAAAGCTTGCAGGCAGTATCGCCTAGTGTGCCTTTTGCAACGGTAATGACCGATCATGCCGATTGTCCACCCAACTTCTGGATTGATCCACAAGGACAATTTTTAATATGTCCTACTCAACGAGCAGTTGAACAAGCAAAAAACTTGGGTTATACGCAAGAGCGAATTTTCAGCACTTCAGGAGTAGTAATTCATCCTCGATTTTCTGAACCCGTAAATAGCGATCGCAAAATTGAAAGAGAACGCTTAGGTCTAAATCCAGATTTACCAACAGGTTTAATAACTTTTGGTAGTCAGGGTTCAAAAGCAATGCTAGAAATTGCCGATTCTCTAGAGAAATCGTCATTGAATCTACAACTCATTTTTATCTGCGGACGTAATGAAGAAATAGCAAATACTTTGCGCCGTCAACAGAGTCGCTTACCAAGGTACATTGAAACTTTTACTAGTGAAATTCCTTACTACATGCATCTATCGGATTTCTTTATTGGTAAATCCGGCTCTGTAGGTGTTAGCGAAGCTGTGGCAATGAGCTTACCAGTAATTACAGATTGCAACGCCTTAAGTATGTTTCAAGAACGACCCTCGGCTGAGTGGATTGCAGAAAATGAAATTGGAATTGTAGTCCGCGATTTCCGCGATATTAACCAAGCTGTAGCAAAGCTAATCCAACCGGAAACTCTAGCTCAGTACCGTGCCAACGCCGCCGCGATCAACAATCAAGGAGTATTTGAAGTTGTTGATATTTTGGAACAAATACTTGAAAACTCCTTCTCAGTTGTGCCTTCTCCAACGGTTGAGACAAATAAGCAGTTATCCTCAACAGTTTGA